Proteins encoded in a region of the Paenibacillus pedocola genome:
- a CDS encoding sugar ABC transporter substrate-binding protein, with the protein MKMRKWMMVTAVAAMATSLAACGGNNNNTNGGNAAATNAPSESTAPAENNGGENTGADTAQITPEDGASLVVWESKEERAFADAIAKEFTEKYNVPVKIEELSPTDQVTKLSQDGPSGLAADVILIPHDNLGRAASAQLLLPNDVFEQETVKNNTEASITGASYDGMLYGYPRAAETYALYYNKSIVTDVPKTFDDVLAFSKTFTDKSKNRYGIMWEVGNMYFNYPFIASNGGYIFGDNGTNKDDIGINSDGAIQGLKEYVKLKEILPINSGDINADIKRSLFNSGDVAMDINGPWELAGYKTALGDNLGLAPLPTIGGKTAISFAGFKIFGVNAYTQYPNAAKLYAEFASGKDAQLKLNELVGSIPTNLEALEDPQIKDDAYISAFAEQAKNSQPMPSIPEMGNVWSPVNAALPEIWDKGADPKTAMDKAAQQIKDLNNGASQ; encoded by the coding sequence ATGAAAATGAGAAAATGGATGATGGTCACGGCTGTTGCCGCAATGGCTACATCGCTGGCAGCATGCGGGGGTAACAACAACAACACAAATGGCGGTAACGCTGCAGCGACGAATGCTCCGTCAGAAAGCACAGCACCGGCTGAAAACAACGGTGGAGAAAACACTGGCGCTGATACCGCACAAATCACCCCAGAGGATGGCGCATCTCTGGTTGTTTGGGAGAGTAAAGAAGAAAGAGCTTTTGCTGATGCAATCGCGAAAGAGTTCACTGAAAAATACAATGTACCGGTAAAAATTGAAGAGCTGTCTCCGACCGATCAGGTTACAAAGCTCTCCCAGGACGGTCCTTCCGGTTTGGCTGCCGACGTTATTCTGATTCCTCATGATAACCTGGGCAGAGCCGCAAGTGCACAACTCTTGCTTCCAAACGACGTGTTTGAACAAGAAACCGTAAAGAACAATACGGAAGCTTCGATTACAGGTGCTAGTTATGACGGTATGTTGTATGGCTACCCGCGTGCAGCAGAAACTTATGCTCTGTATTACAATAAATCAATTGTTACTGATGTGCCAAAAACCTTTGACGATGTTCTGGCCTTCAGCAAAACTTTCACCGACAAATCAAAAAATAGATACGGAATCATGTGGGAAGTCGGCAACATGTATTTCAACTATCCTTTCATCGCTTCAAACGGCGGATATATCTTCGGGGATAACGGTACAAATAAAGATGATATCGGGATCAACTCCGATGGTGCAATTCAAGGCTTGAAAGAGTATGTTAAGCTGAAAGAAATTCTGCCAATCAACAGCGGCGATATTAACGCCGACATTAAGCGCAGCCTGTTCAACTCCGGCGATGTGGCTATGGATATCAACGGACCTTGGGAACTGGCTGGTTACAAAACAGCACTGGGTGACAACCTGGGACTGGCGCCACTGCCGACTATCGGCGGAAAGACTGCAATCTCCTTTGCAGGCTTCAAGATCTTCGGGGTTAATGCATATACACAATATCCAAATGCCGCTAAGCTGTATGCTGAGTTTGCATCCGGCAAGGATGCCCAGCTTAAGCTGAACGAACTGGTAGGATCGATTCCAACCAACCTGGAAGCTCTGGAAGATCCACAAATCAAGGATGATGCTTATATCTCCGCATTTGCTGAACAGGCTAAGAACTCCCAGCCAATGCCATCGATTCCTGAAATGGGCAACGTGTGGTCTCCTGTCAACGCAGCCCTGCCGGAAATCTGGGATAAAGGCGCAGACCCTAAGACAGCAATGGACAAAGCAGCCCAACAGATCAAAGATCTGAATAACGGCGCTTCGCAATAA
- a CDS encoding alpha-glycosidase, with translation MLLEAVYHRPRLNWSYAYDHETIHLRLRAKKGDLTEVFAWAGDKYAWDTTKELIPMKLFTSDAMFDYWECESVPLYRRLKYGFLLQKGHERIWMTESDFQTERPINPNRLFEFPYINRGDVFTPPAWVKDAVFYQIFPERFANGDASLNPDNVQPWGGTPTPENFFGGDLQGVMDHLDHLTELGITGIYFTPIFAGTTNHKYDTEDYMKVDPHFGDVETLKKLVDACHERGIRVLLDAVFNHSGRTFAPFLDVLEHGENSRYKDWFHVREFPLQVVDNIPNYDAFSFEPHMPKLNTENPEVKEYLLKVAEYWIKEVGIDGWRLDVANEVDHGFWREFRKVVKNANPEAYILGEIWHESAPWLEGDKFDAVMNYPFTDAVLDFFINSSLDAEGFANAIGKQLSRYPLQASEVAFNLLDSHDTARLLTLAGGDKKKFKLAVLFQFTFMGTPCIYYGDEIGMDGENDPGCRKCMEWDPEKQDHDLFSFYRKLIEIRGKHPALRSGSFTFLEAGRDGSKLAFERSLGDEVIIVLMNTEEAAQTFRLDVEERNWTDLFTGDSLRAERGKLTLKLPAYGYTAVKAVL, from the coding sequence ATGTTACTAGAAGCAGTATATCACCGCCCGCGCTTAAATTGGTCTTATGCCTACGATCACGAAACCATCCATCTTCGTCTGCGCGCCAAAAAGGGTGATTTAACAGAAGTATTTGCCTGGGCCGGGGACAAATATGCATGGGACACTACTAAAGAACTGATCCCGATGAAGCTATTTACCAGCGATGCGATGTTCGATTACTGGGAGTGTGAATCCGTTCCCCTCTACCGCCGGCTTAAATACGGCTTCCTGCTGCAAAAGGGCCACGAGCGGATCTGGATGACCGAAAGCGACTTCCAAACTGAACGCCCAATAAATCCAAACCGCCTCTTCGAATTCCCTTACATCAACCGCGGGGATGTCTTCACCCCTCCGGCTTGGGTCAAGGATGCAGTCTTTTATCAAATCTTTCCCGAGCGGTTTGCCAACGGGGACGCCAGCCTGAACCCGGACAATGTACAGCCGTGGGGAGGAACCCCCACACCTGAGAATTTCTTCGGCGGAGACCTGCAGGGTGTTATGGATCACTTGGACCATCTGACAGAGCTCGGGATTACCGGAATCTATTTCACGCCTATTTTTGCCGGCACCACTAATCATAAATACGATACCGAGGACTATATGAAGGTTGACCCTCATTTCGGTGATGTGGAGACCCTCAAAAAACTCGTCGACGCCTGCCATGAACGCGGTATCCGCGTGCTGCTGGACGCCGTATTCAACCATTCCGGCAGAACCTTCGCCCCGTTCCTGGATGTGCTGGAACATGGGGAGAACTCCCGTTACAAAGACTGGTTCCATGTCCGCGAGTTCCCGCTTCAGGTAGTGGACAACATCCCGAATTATGATGCTTTTTCGTTCGAGCCGCATATGCCGAAACTCAACACAGAGAACCCTGAAGTAAAAGAATACCTCCTGAAGGTGGCAGAATATTGGATCAAAGAGGTCGGTATCGACGGCTGGCGCCTGGATGTAGCCAACGAAGTAGATCACGGCTTCTGGCGCGAATTCCGCAAGGTCGTGAAGAATGCCAATCCGGAAGCCTATATTCTCGGCGAAATCTGGCATGAATCTGCTCCTTGGCTGGAAGGCGACAAATTCGACGCCGTGATGAACTACCCGTTCACGGATGCCGTCCTGGATTTCTTCATCAACAGCTCGCTTGATGCGGAAGGCTTCGCCAATGCAATTGGTAAACAGCTGTCACGCTATCCGCTGCAAGCCAGCGAGGTGGCCTTCAACCTGCTGGACAGCCACGATACGGCACGCCTCTTAACCCTTGCCGGCGGCGACAAAAAGAAATTCAAGCTGGCTGTACTGTTCCAGTTCACCTTTATGGGCACGCCTTGCATCTACTACGGAGACGAAATCGGTATGGACGGGGAGAATGATCCGGGCTGCCGCAAATGTATGGAATGGGATCCCGAGAAGCAGGACCACGACCTGTTCAGCTTCTACCGCAAGCTGATCGAAATCCGCGGCAAACATCCAGCGCTGCGCAGCGGCTCCTTCACATTCCTTGAAGCCGGCCGGGATGGCAGCAAGCTCGCCTTTGAACGCAGCCTTGGCGATGAAGTAATTATCGTTCTTATGAATACAGAAGAAGCCGCCCAGACCTTCCGGCTCGATGTAGAAGAGCGGAATTGGACGGATCTGTTCACTGGCGATTCCTTGCGGGCTGAGCGGGGCAAACTCACCCTCAAGCTTCCGGCGTATGGTTATACTGCCGTTAAAGCAGTTCTGTAA
- a CDS encoding pullulanase has translation MKLALWSKKAFAVSMIVVLVCSYFSFPASQVQAAATKAFLVGTLQSELSTEANPTNDWNPAATVTEMTYTDNGTYKFTGLLPAGTYEYKVALNGTWDESYGFSSYTNPGGKDNGGNIVLTLAAETTVTFYYNDITKKIADSTYYTPLAQDKLPRLVGSLQTELGDANDNSAADAGTLLTDTNYDDRYENSVNLPKGDYSFRVLVPGTAPAEDRFYPDGDVPLSLPVDLTVKFMYNEPDHGVSTALLAPVDPGTAETPVPEGSIRIHYNRTAGDYTDQGLWLWDDVAAGSAGWPSGATAFPEGQTDSYGAYVDIPLKTGAKKISFLVVNRSNEAKDGGDKTFLINTPQTNEIWIKQGSDTVTPYEPVSLPANTVRIHYIRADNKQSDYGLWLWDDVASAPSTWPSDAVPFLAEHADHFGAYADITLKDNAKKLGFLVVKPSNGDKDGGDKAFSLLDRYNQLWIKEGDNNVYVSPFGEQPVGLVSAEVLSASKILLGFTLTDGLDAAALKSAITVKDKEGATVPVSAVKITSTTSIELDTAVFNLDKTPLSITYSGKTVSASSGWRMLDEMYNYTGDDLGATYHAADKSATLKLWAPMASTVVANVYNKSNAAEVVGRVSLTKGEQGVWSAELTPSDITGVSGEQDVRGYYYQYEVTNNGVMKQVLDPYAKSMAVFTVDTTGAAGADGDTVGKAAIVDLSRTNPATSHAADIEGYENREDAVIYEVHLRDFTSDVSIESSLDGERWGSYAAFAKKLDYIKSLGVTHIQLLPVMAWYYGDETAMNERETAYSAQNNEYNWGYDPQSYFSPDGAYSQNPADPEERIKELKGLIDAVHEAGMGVILDVVYTHMAKKEFLNDIVPNYYAFQDANGNFIGGFGNNLATNHKMAEKLMVDSVKYWFSEYKIDGMRWDMMGDASQDAVQAAYDAAAAINPKALFIGEGWVTFGGAASDPSLAGKGADQQWMDQTDSVGVFSDEFRNELKSGFGSEGEPRFITGGARSITTILNNIKAQPSNIPADDPGDVVPYIEAHDNLTLHDVIAQSIKKDPAIPANELEIQQRIRLGNTLELTSQGTAFLQAGQEYGRTKQWLGTGVPEQKYTEMKDAAGKSFGYFIHDSYDSSDAINKFDWAKVTDEVNFPVQNTTKDYTAGLIKLRKSTDAFRLGDKSMVNSNVTLIQAPEMKANDLVIGYKNKATDGTGIYYVFVNGDDEARTLSLSEDLTGGTVLADNDEAGITAIPAADQSGFTLTSTSIQLQPLTAVIIRIDAAAAAFTSVEADSTDYMLQLGTTHQSAVYAKYDDGSKRNITNTAVYTSDKPDVAAVSSKGVVTGLKAGTATITISYGGLSTAVTVKVVKEAVDNKRYIEFTYVRDDKDYKDWNIWVWNTGAKNDQIDFTTFKDGKASVLIEVAQNATSVGFVLRKGTDWNTGKQDYPDDRVIPLTAGEPFTKVIVTSQVKELDIKPFISGPVMKDGTITFKYRDDALFRSGSQEGIEKAAVKVNGTEYPMLYDAQNEWFTYVMTGVEEGTYKYTFLITKEGVTEELTDPKNTVNGESAVVYHNPDVTITATVQPQAVTSNENAVVTVKAASAEEVAYQAGYMDLTALGGPAKVQLDMGLMKHTIAVKDTVAAGTKTVPITLIDEYGNSHTGAVTVEVKARTYTGAKLDFDWDEARIYFALTDRFADGDTANNENVDKTHLEAYHGGDFQGMIDHLDYLQELGINTLWITPVVDNIDFNKGIDFGGTQYAYHGYWAKDFTQLDEHLGDMATFKELIEKAHDKGIKIMVDVVLNHAGYGLEAGDSYEGVTAEDKARFDGMLRTDNVSADTDPVKGELAGLPDFKTEDPAVRQKIIDWQTGWLDNARTDRGDTIDYFRVDTVKHVESTTWKAFKNALTAIDPSFKLVGEYYGGTIDGDGGNLQSGQMDGLLDFGFKNAAKNFTDGKITDVDAYLQDRESKLDNTKTMAQFLSSHDENGFLSDYVDGDQGKLMIAAALQITAKGQPVIYYGEELGRSGSNAGDMSKGEFSENRGDMPWEQFTAEQGLHDHYQKLLNIRAQYSKVFSKGTRTKLAGSDDLGYLAFNKQYGTENVVTVINTKTEAVTASIPVPFTAATVVKDEYSGKTYTVSGDQKVTIELPGRDEGGTVILAVVPNVHPTPTPTPTPTPTATATATPTATPTPTPTPAPVTLPGSIPGSVPAATPAAGTQTISADSLKGGKDGKVTIDVAASASSVLLPIQAAAALGTNDLVLHQGELSVTLPKEVLHGLQSSLTGSDAEGAQILFGIAPLQDVAVNSLLSGLNGNNTRVTAASKVYEFSLFVVKKDGTRIPVTTFTAPVELTLKFSGNINKELLGVYFVGENNSLQYVGGTVNGDQITAEVTHFSKYAALELNKSFKDVPALHWAAQAVKSLSAKQIVTGVTASEFKPDASVTRAEFTALLIRALGIKAEGQASFSDVSGDAWYASYVAAAVSQGIVSGRSADIFAPNAAISREEMAVMLIRALEVKQGKKTSPGSSSAAFTDAGTISSWAADYVNTAAELGLVQGRENKQFAPKAMMTRAESAQVIYKLLAE, from the coding sequence ATGAAATTAGCTTTATGGAGCAAAAAGGCTTTTGCCGTCAGTATGATTGTTGTTCTAGTGTGCTCCTATTTTTCTTTTCCGGCATCACAGGTACAGGCTGCTGCAACCAAGGCATTTCTGGTCGGCACACTTCAGTCGGAATTGTCTACAGAGGCGAATCCTACGAATGACTGGAATCCAGCAGCCACAGTAACGGAAATGACGTATACAGACAACGGCACTTATAAGTTTACTGGCTTATTGCCTGCCGGAACCTATGAGTACAAGGTTGCGCTTAACGGCACATGGGATGAGAGCTATGGCTTCAGCAGCTATACCAATCCCGGCGGGAAAGATAATGGCGGCAATATTGTGCTTACACTTGCTGCCGAGACAACCGTAACCTTTTATTACAACGACATCACTAAGAAAATCGCAGATTCCACGTATTACACACCGCTTGCGCAGGATAAGCTGCCAAGGCTGGTTGGCTCTCTGCAGACAGAGCTGGGGGATGCCAATGATAATTCTGCGGCTGATGCCGGGACCCTGTTGACAGATACCAACTATGATGACAGATACGAGAATTCAGTGAATCTGCCGAAGGGCGATTATTCATTCAGAGTGCTGGTTCCGGGAACTGCTCCAGCCGAAGATCGGTTCTACCCTGATGGGGATGTACCTTTGAGCCTGCCCGTGGATTTGACGGTAAAGTTTATGTACAATGAGCCGGATCACGGGGTCAGTACAGCATTGTTGGCTCCGGTAGATCCGGGGACAGCGGAGACGCCTGTGCCGGAAGGCAGTATCCGGATTCACTACAACCGTACCGCAGGTGATTACACCGACCAGGGCCTGTGGCTGTGGGATGATGTAGCTGCTGGTTCTGCGGGCTGGCCATCCGGTGCGACTGCATTTCCCGAAGGACAGACCGATTCCTATGGTGCCTATGTGGATATCCCGCTCAAAACCGGTGCCAAAAAAATCTCCTTCCTCGTCGTTAACCGCTCGAATGAAGCTAAAGACGGAGGAGATAAAACTTTTCTGATCAATACCCCGCAAACCAATGAAATCTGGATCAAACAAGGTTCGGATACGGTAACGCCTTATGAGCCGGTATCCCTGCCTGCGAATACTGTCCGGATTCACTATATCAGAGCAGATAATAAGCAGAGCGACTACGGCTTATGGCTGTGGGATGATGTAGCATCGGCGCCAAGCACCTGGCCGTCTGACGCAGTTCCTTTTCTGGCGGAGCATGCGGATCACTTTGGTGCATATGCCGATATCACGCTGAAAGACAATGCGAAGAAGCTTGGTTTCCTCGTGGTGAAGCCTTCAAACGGAGATAAAGACGGCGGCGACAAAGCTTTTAGCCTGCTGGACCGCTACAATCAGCTGTGGATCAAAGAAGGCGATAATAATGTTTATGTCTCTCCGTTCGGCGAACAGCCGGTGGGACTGGTATCGGCAGAAGTGCTGTCTGCCAGTAAAATCCTGCTCGGGTTTACTTTAACCGACGGTCTGGATGCTGCGGCACTCAAGAGTGCAATCACGGTGAAGGACAAAGAGGGTGCAACTGTCCCTGTGTCTGCCGTGAAGATTACAAGTACTACATCCATTGAACTCGATACCGCAGTCTTTAATCTGGATAAAACACCGCTTAGCATTACTTATTCCGGCAAAACCGTATCCGCTTCCAGCGGCTGGAGAATGCTGGATGAGATGTACAATTACACAGGTGATGACCTTGGAGCGACCTATCATGCGGCTGACAAATCGGCCACGCTGAAGCTATGGGCACCTATGGCCAGCACGGTTGTTGCGAATGTGTACAATAAGTCCAACGCAGCCGAAGTTGTCGGCCGGGTAAGCCTGACCAAGGGTGAGCAAGGAGTCTGGTCGGCAGAGCTGACGCCATCCGACATCACAGGAGTAAGTGGTGAACAGGATGTCCGCGGCTACTACTACCAGTATGAGGTAACGAATAACGGGGTCATGAAGCAGGTGCTAGATCCTTATGCCAAATCAATGGCCGTATTCACCGTTGATACTACAGGCGCAGCAGGTGCGGACGGAGATACAGTCGGCAAAGCGGCGATCGTTGATCTGAGCCGGACCAATCCGGCGACTTCCCATGCAGCGGATATTGAGGGCTATGAGAACCGGGAAGATGCCGTTATCTACGAAGTCCATCTCCGGGACTTTACCTCGGATGTCTCCATTGAGAGCAGTCTGGACGGCGAACGCTGGGGATCCTATGCCGCTTTTGCCAAGAAACTTGATTATATCAAATCTCTGGGTGTTACCCACATTCAGCTGCTCCCGGTAATGGCTTGGTATTACGGGGATGAGACGGCAATGAATGAAAGAGAAACGGCCTATTCGGCCCAAAACAATGAGTACAACTGGGGATATGATCCGCAGAGCTATTTCTCCCCGGATGGTGCCTATTCACAGAATCCTGCAGATCCCGAAGAGCGGATCAAGGAGCTGAAAGGTCTCATTGATGCTGTACACGAAGCCGGAATGGGTGTCATTCTGGACGTTGTGTATACCCATATGGCCAAAAAGGAATTCCTGAACGATATCGTGCCGAATTATTATGCGTTCCAGGATGCAAACGGCAACTTTATCGGCGGGTTCGGCAATAACCTGGCTACCAATCATAAAATGGCGGAAAAGCTGATGGTCGATTCCGTCAAATACTGGTTCAGTGAATACAAGATAGACGGTATGCGCTGGGATATGATGGGTGATGCGTCACAGGATGCGGTGCAGGCGGCTTATGATGCTGCTGCGGCGATCAATCCTAAGGCACTCTTTATCGGAGAAGGCTGGGTAACCTTTGGTGGTGCGGCTTCCGATCCGTCGCTTGCAGGCAAGGGTGCCGATCAGCAGTGGATGGACCAAACGGATAGCGTCGGCGTGTTCTCCGATGAATTCCGCAATGAATTGAAATCTGGCTTTGGTTCGGAAGGGGAGCCGAGATTCATCACAGGCGGTGCGCGTTCCATTACCACCATCCTGAATAATATCAAGGCACAGCCGTCCAACATCCCTGCCGATGATCCGGGTGATGTAGTGCCCTATATCGAAGCCCATGATAATCTGACGCTGCATGATGTTATTGCGCAGTCGATTAAGAAGGACCCGGCGATTCCCGCGAATGAGCTGGAAATCCAGCAGCGGATCAGGCTCGGCAACACGCTGGAGCTGACGTCGCAGGGAACGGCTTTCCTGCAGGCGGGGCAAGAATATGGCCGTACTAAGCAATGGCTGGGTACTGGCGTACCTGAGCAGAAATATACCGAGATGAAGGATGCAGCCGGCAAGTCTTTTGGCTATTTTATCCACGATTCTTATGATTCCTCAGATGCTATCAACAAGTTTGACTGGGCGAAAGTAACGGATGAAGTGAACTTCCCGGTACAAAACACGACCAAAGATTATACTGCTGGGCTTATCAAGCTCAGAAAGTCTACGGATGCTTTCCGTCTGGGCGACAAGAGCATGGTGAATTCCAATGTCACCCTGATCCAGGCGCCGGAAATGAAGGCAAACGATCTGGTGATCGGTTACAAGAACAAAGCGACAGATGGAACAGGCATTTATTACGTCTTTGTTAACGGAGACGATGAAGCAAGAACCCTTTCGCTGTCTGAGGATTTGACCGGGGGTACAGTGCTTGCCGATAACGATGAAGCGGGAATTACTGCTATCCCGGCCGCGGATCAGAGCGGGTTTACGCTGACCTCTACTTCTATTCAGCTGCAGCCCTTGACGGCCGTAATTATCCGGATAGATGCAGCGGCAGCAGCCTTTACTTCTGTGGAAGCAGACAGCACGGATTACATGCTTCAGCTCGGTACCACGCACCAGTCGGCTGTCTATGCCAAATATGATGACGGCAGCAAACGTAATATTACAAACACCGCAGTCTATACATCCGATAAACCGGATGTGGCTGCCGTAAGCAGCAAAGGTGTAGTAACAGGATTAAAAGCCGGAACGGCAACGATCACGATTTCTTACGGCGGGCTTTCCACTGCTGTAACAGTTAAAGTTGTCAAAGAAGCTGTAGACAACAAGCGTTATATTGAATTCACTTATGTCCGTGACGACAAGGATTATAAGGACTGGAACATCTGGGTCTGGAACACAGGTGCCAAGAACGACCAGATTGATTTCACCACCTTCAAGGACGGCAAGGCCAGTGTACTGATTGAAGTTGCACAGAACGCTACAAGTGTAGGTTTCGTGCTCCGCAAAGGCACAGACTGGAATACAGGGAAACAGGATTACCCGGATGACCGCGTCATTCCGCTTACTGCTGGCGAGCCATTCACCAAGGTTATTGTAACTAGCCAGGTGAAGGAGCTGGATATCAAGCCATTTATCAGCGGTCCTGTGATGAAGGACGGAACGATTACCTTCAAGTACCGTGATGATGCGCTGTTCCGCAGCGGAAGCCAGGAGGGTATTGAGAAAGCCGCCGTCAAGGTAAACGGCACCGAATATCCGATGCTTTATGATGCTCAAAACGAATGGTTTACTTATGTAATGACAGGTGTGGAAGAAGGGACCTACAAGTATACCTTCCTGATTACCAAGGAGGGGGTTACCGAAGAGCTGACGGATCCGAAAAATACGGTGAACGGCGAATCAGCTGTGGTCTACCATAACCCTGATGTCACCATAACAGCAACCGTACAGCCGCAAGCAGTGACCTCCAATGAAAATGCTGTAGTGACGGTCAAGGCGGCTTCTGCGGAAGAAGTGGCATATCAGGCAGGCTACATGGATTTGACCGCCCTGGGAGGACCGGCGAAGGTTCAGCTTGATATGGGGCTGATGAAGCACACCATTGCCGTAAAAGATACGGTAGCGGCAGGAACCAAAACGGTTCCAATTACACTTATTGATGAGTACGGCAACAGCCATACCGGTGCAGTAACGGTTGAAGTTAAGGCCAGAACGTATACCGGTGCTAAGCTCGACTTCGACTGGGATGAGGCGCGGATTTATTTTGCGCTGACGGACCGGTTTGCAGACGGCGATACGGCCAACAACGAGAATGTAGACAAAACCCATCTGGAAGCCTATCACGGCGGAGATTTCCAGGGGATGATCGACCATTTGGATTATCTTCAGGAGCTTGGTATCAATACGCTCTGGATTACGCCGGTTGTCGACAACATAGACTTCAACAAAGGCATTGATTTCGGCGGAACACAGTACGCTTACCATGGCTACTGGGCCAAGGATTTCACCCAGCTGGATGAGCATCTTGGCGATATGGCAACCTTCAAGGAACTGATTGAGAAGGCGCATGACAAGGGGATCAAAATTATGGTTGACGTTGTGCTGAATCATGCAGGCTACGGCCTTGAAGCAGGCGACAGCTATGAAGGTGTTACTGCAGAGGATAAAGCACGCTTTGACGGAATGCTCCGCACAGACAACGTTTCGGCGGATACCGATCCGGTCAAGGGCGAACTGGCGGGCTTGCCGGATTTCAAGACAGAAGATCCTGCGGTGCGCCAGAAGATTATCGACTGGCAGACAGGCTGGCTGGACAATGCGCGGACTGACCGCGGAGATACGATTGACTATTTCCGGGTAGACACCGTTAAGCATGTGGAGAGCACGACCTGGAAAGCTTTCAAAAATGCACTGACTGCTATTGACCCAAGCTTCAAGCTTGTCGGTGAATACTATGGCGGTACGATTGACGGTGACGGTGGCAATCTGCAGTCCGGCCAAATGGACGGCTTGCTTGATTTTGGATTCAAGAATGCGGCCAAAAATTTCACGGACGGCAAAATCACAGATGTAGATGCATACCTGCAAGACCGTGAATCTAAGCTGGACAATACTAAGACTATGGCTCAATTCCTGAGCAGCCATGATGAGAACGGCTTCCTCTCTGATTACGTCGACGGAGATCAAGGCAAGCTGATGATTGCGGCAGCACTGCAGATTACAGCTAAAGGCCAGCCGGTCATTTATTACGGGGAAGAGCTGGGCCGTTCCGGCAGCAATGCCGGGGATATGTCCAAGGGAGAGTTCAGCGAGAACCGCGGAGATATGCCATGGGAACAGTTTACAGCGGAGCAGGGGCTTCATGACCATTATCAGAAGCTGCTGAACATCCGGGCGCAGTATTCCAAAGTGTTCTCCAAAGGCACACGCACGAAGCTGGCCGGTTCGGATGACCTGGGATACCTTGCCTTCAACAAGCAGTACGGAACCGAAAATGTGGTTACGGTCATTAATACGAAGACAGAGGCTGTTACTGCCAGTATCCCTGTACCATTTACAGCAGCTACAGTTGTAAAAGATGAATACAGCGGCAAAACGTATACGGTATCTGGTGATCAGAAGGTGACTATCGAGCTTCCGGGCAGAGATGAAGGCGGAACGGTTATTCTGGCTGTAGTGCCTAATGTGCATCCGACGCCAACACCGACGCCAACACCGACACCGACAGCAACAGCAACAGCAACACCAACTGCAACGCCAACGCCAACACCGACGCCAGCACCAGTAACGCTTCCGGGATCTATCCCCGGTTCTGTACCTGCGGCAACACCTGCTGCCGGCACGCAAACTATTAGTGCAGACAGTCTAAAAGGCGGTAAGGACGGCAAGGTTACCATTGATGTTGCTGCATCCGCATCGTCGGTATTGCTGCCGATTCAGGCTGCAGCAGCACTCGGTACGAATGATCTCGTTCTGCACCAGGGTGAGCTCTCCGTGACCCTGCCTAAAGAAGTGTTGCACGGGCTTCAGTCATCACTGACCGGATCGGATGCGGAAGGTGCGCAGATTCTATTCGGCATAGCCCCTCTTCAGGACGTAGCAGTGAATAGCCTGCTGAGCGGGCTGAACGGGAACAATACCCGTGTAACAGCGGCCTCAAAAGTTTATGAGTTTTCACTGTTCGTCGTTAAAAAGGACGGCACACGTATTCCGGTTACTACATTTACAGCTCCGGTAGAGCTTACTCTTAAGTTCAGCGGCAATATAAACAAAGAGCTGCTTGGAGTCTACTTTGTAGGCGAAAACAACAGCCTGCAGTATGTAGGCGGAACTGTGAACGGGGATCAAATTACAGCTGAGGTAACGCATTTCAGCAAATACGCGGCACTTGAGCTGAATAAATCCTTTAAGGACGTTCCTGCTCTGCATTGGGCAGCTCAAGCGGTTAAATCGCTCAGTGCGAAACAGATTGTAACAGGTGTGACAGCATCGGAATTCAAACCGGATGCAAGTGTCACCCGTGCGGAATTTACCGCCCTGCTGATTCGTGCACTGGGAATCAAAGCAGAAGGGCAAGCTTCATTCAGCGATGTCAGTGGAGATGCCTGGTATGCTTCTTATGTGGCGGCAGCTGTCAGCCAAGGCATTGTTTCCGGACGCAGTGCTGATATCTTTGCTCCGAATGCTGCGATCAGCCGCGAGGAGATGGCGGTTATGCTGATCCGTGCGCTGGAAGTGAAGCAGGGTAAGAAAACAAGCCCGGGCTCCTCATCTGCAGCGTTCACGGATGCCGGCACCATCAGTTCATGGGCAGCAGACTATGTAAACACTGCGGCTGAGCTTGGGCTGGTACAGGGCAGAGAGAACAAGCAATTTGCGCCTAAGGCAATGATGACCCGCGCGGAAAGCGCACAGGTTATTTACAAATTGCTGGCTGAATAA